AACTGTTTTCTGGATGAATCGCAGGTCGCAGTGGTTGATATTGTACTCAGCAGAACTGTTGACAGACGGTTTCAATGGCTCAGGAAAGCATGACCGCTGAGGTAACACCCAACACAActttccccgctgagggattaataaaggattatctctTATCTAACACGTCTCCTCACAAATGCACTGAAATGTATTGAACTTCAACATTGTAAGCACAATTTGTAGACAGTAACTTAAAGACAAATGCAAAACCCCACACACTCTATATGGTGTGAAGCATCAGTAAAAGCAGAGGACAGACTAACATTATTTACAGGTGATCAATGTGAAGCTTGAGGCTGTAACAGTGCAACTCTCACAGGACTGCAGGACTAAAATTCAATGACTGATATGACAGTCACAACACACTCAGGACCTCGACTGTCGCTGCTTGTGGCCGGAAAAACTGTCAGATTTTGGTGCAAATAGCTCAAACCACAGCTCAAGAAAAGGAAGAACGAACTCCGTacaaggaggaggagctggagataGGATTTATATTGGGACACACTGATGGTTTGATTTTGGATTCTGCAGTCAGGATCAATTAAAGAAAGGGCTGTTTGTGAGATTTCTGCAGCTGCGATGACCGTCGATGCATTTCAGGGAAAAAGGACAACACGTGTGTTTTTAACCAAAAGCACGAGAAGCAGGCAAAGGAGAAACCTGATTCACAAAATCCAACAGTATCCATACAGTACGTAGAGGAAAGCAGACTAAAAGGTGATTCAGCAAGTAGGTTTAAGGgaaatgtctgtatttttgtttaaccagaaacagaagtctcgctctgaaatctcaCCAGAGGTGACAAGAACTCCAACACCAATCCAACGATCTGAGCCCGTCACTGGAAAAAACGAGCACGTCTAGTGGACGCTCTGTGGACGGGCCTACGTGCCCAcaaggattacgttgcagccattgcagcccgtTCTGCtggctgaggcgatctactgaACCAGTTCCAAAACAATTCCTTCAGCACTTTACACGTAGGAGTGAAGTGCTGTTGAGGGTATATAGCTGAGCTATAACTCGGTCTCACAATAATTTCGGGAACACCCAACTATTTAGCAGCTGTAAAGCCACAGAAAagttgagaaaataaatatcctcagcttttaaaacaaataaaaatgactaaaaatactttgaaaatatgacatttgacataaaaaaaaaaaaagatttggtgATGCAGCTGGATGAAAGAGAGATGTCGCCTGACGTGGAAGCTGCACTCTGTACTGTGCAAGCCGAACAAGGAACAATCAGCATTTGGAACAATTCATAGCATGTGTTACGATTACTGTTAAGATATCATTTATATATTCCCAAAAAAATGTGATCCACAAAATTCAAATGTTATCAATTCAACACTTTCAGATACTTTCCAGCAAAGAGTTTCCTGTAAACCAAATGCTACACAGACTCAGAGTAGCTGCAAACAAAACCTCTTTCAGAATCATCTGCCGATAAATTTAACCCAGTTtggtagaaaaacattttggccTCTTTTCCACTTTCTACCTACACCTGCTGCCACTTTTCTATTCAAGCTGCGACTTCACCTCAAACGAGGGACACAACAGTAAAATTAGCGCTTTCAAGGCCTCATATGCACACCTGGACATGTATAAGATAAAATACATCCACCTTCATGTGTGTGACGGAGTCTGTacagatttacattttgtactgGATCGTTGTCTTGTGGGTTAACAATGAAATTATGGCAGCGAACGCCGATCACCGCCCATTAGCTCCTAATACTGCAGCAGACTGGAGGTGAACGAAACAATAAACGACTCACCTTCACTAGGAGTGACTGATCTGGATTGAATATTaccttaaaataaaaaaatgaactgaagaCTTTTGGTTGCTAGTGTCTCCCTTTTGTCATGAGAGGCTTTGGTTCAGATTTCTGATTGTTTCAAGTAAAACTTCAGTGGCCCTTAAAGTTCACAGACGTTCAGAGTTTGGGTCGTCATATGTTTCTGGAAACTGCTTTTcataacaaacaataaataataaattaaatttaaaaaaaaacacttctttctCGGCTTTAAATTCAGACAGAAGTTCATGAGTTGAGCGATTTTCTGGCAACTTAAAGATTAAAACTGCACTGTGAGATTTCAGAGGCTTTGcgacaccttttttttttgacacctTAATAAACCAAAGATCACAACATATGAATGTCATCTTCCACACAGAGATGAACTCATCTGGAGTGCTGCTGAGAGGTTATATTTCCTCctttctgtcagtgtgaatTCAGTCTTGATTACATTCTCTCTCAGTACTTAACTACCTGTAACAGTCAGTTTGTTGTCTTCCATGCAACTCCTCAACAGTTAAATCTGACTTATTATTTCATGCAGTgccaacacatttaaaatacaggGTTCCTacacatcattcattttaaaaagtcctAATTCTTTTCTCCCTTTCAAAACTCCACAACCTGCGTAGCCATGCATGTCTGTCCTAActcattaataaattaatttcacGTCTTTCCCAGATCTGTGTGGGAATCCTGAGCAAACCATCAAAAGTGTCTTCTCTGTTTGCCTTTCAAGAAAAGTTCACAAGCTTCCAGAGTGGAAAACTCCCGTCTTTCTCATCAGCTCAAGGACATGAACCTAGTCTTCCAAAACCTTTCGGTCTTCTGCTACGACCAAACATTTAGCTGCCTGGAGAGTGTCAAAGGTGGTGGAGGGTGAGATTAATCATCAAAGCAACAGTCCTTCAAACAGAACGGAAACAGAACCAGCAACAATAAATAAGAGAAACCAACATAAGATTTGGATGAGCACGAGCAGATGACTGATACCGTGTCGTATCGTTGGTATGAATTTGAAGGGAGTGTGAATATACTGGTGCCAAAACTCCAGGTGCTGCCGATCTCAGAGCCCACGTACGCCTGACACGGTCTGACAGACCAGTGAAGTCCCACTTCCTGCTCGTGTTAAAATGGGAGCTTCTTCAGCTGCTCGAAGGTAATGAAGAACTGAGAAATGTGTTAAAGAAAACTTCATTATTCTTATCACAACAGAATACATGCTGAAGCTGCTCAGGGCCTCGTCTAATGCCAGACCTTTCCTGGGTCAACTTTGACCTGCAGGACTATTTCAGAGCGTTTACCTTCATTTTACTTTCAAATAAGTCGTCTACCATATTCTTAAATAAAAGCCAATGGTCAAATAGtggcaacaaaaacattgaGGGGGGTAAATTACCTGGATCTGTATAGATCAAAGATTTCAGATCCTATTCTGGGCTCTATGGAATTCCCCAGTTCTTCCAAGAACTACAAATGTTCAAAAGTGTGACTTCCCTGTTTTTCCCACCTGTGAAGGTTTTAAAAAGGATACGATGATGTTCCAAGGCCCCAGTCGCAGCCAGTTAGGCCAGAATCCCTTGTAGAGAGCGAAGAAGCCCTCGTTCTTCCACGTCTGCATCACTCCGTCCAGTGTTCCTTTGTACATGGGGCTTCCCGACAAAACTCGCTGGTTCATCATACGGGTCCGGACCACGTCTACAGGGTTGGAGGCCAGAGCCCCCGCCAAGCCACACGTGAAACTTGAGCTgtaaacacatccacacatggAACAAGGTTAATGGACTAGAAGAGTCAAGTCAAATGCCCACcctttcaaaaaaaacaaaaaaacaattactgACGAACAAACACAGTGTCATACTGCACTGCAACCACTGGCTTCCAGTGCAGTTTTCATCACTGTATGACCATTAAGTATGACCATTAAGCATGACCccgccccccccgcccctttgATCTGAAAAGAGAGttgaagaataaataaactcacatgaaatgtgtcaaaatggTGTCTCCCATGATGCCGGAGCGAAGGAGGTGCTTCTTCGTTATGTCATAGACAGGAAGTTCCACCCCGACGACGATGGCTGCTCGCTGCGCTGTGGGGATGACAccctgaggaggaggacgatgaaGAAAATTGTAACACTATCAGAGTGAAGAGAGCTGACTCGACATACAGCAAGCTCATATTACCAGCTAACAAGATACAACACTTCATAAGATCACTTTGGAGCTGTTGAAAGGAagccgtttccccctgcctccaggctttgtgctaagctaggtaGCTTATTACAGTCCcagttgcttgtgtgtgttgcatgtggagtggtgtttgtgtcacctgataaGTGGAACTCCAATATTCTTTCTCTTTCAACTGTTTttggaaatatctggctctttagctgctaaatgctccactgtgttcaccagctagtctctcactgtgtctgtcttctgtttggtgctggacaggcaGCGTACAGTTGGTTTTTACAGCTAtatctctgaaaacagctgcctgctgctgaaactcgtgagtggagctgcagattcaaaTGATTATCTGTAAGAGCAAccagtttcacattttgatttatcaTAAAATATcgtaaaatgtactttaaagaTTTGCTTGGTTTGGTTTTACTGATTTGATCTGTTGGCTTCAGTAAGCAgatattaaatgaatgaaaaactaATTAAGTTTTTGTATTATGACAATTTCAGCCATGAGGtccagtaaaaatgtaaaactcatAAAGAATGAATGGGGCTCCATCTTAGAACACAGTGTCCACTACCTGGAAGACAATTACGTATGTCCTCTATGCACATCCTTATACATAGTGATCCAGTACTCACTCTCCACAGCCCTCTGGTGCCCTCTGTTTGGTAGATGTTGATGAAGTTGGACATCATGCTGCCTTGGAGCAGACTGCCCTGCGCCTGCATCCTGatctgcaacaaaaacaaacaaacaaacaaacggtCAAACATTTTAAGACCATTATTTGTGTCAGAACTTAAGTATACGGATTCATTTTAAGCTGCTGTATCTGTAAATATTTTCAGTGAACAATTTACAAGCTGAATTATTATTCTAGGCACAAAAGACTGAACAACAACATTTAGATGAGGTGACAGTGAACCTGATACCCAAAAAAGCTCAGTTTAGAACAGTTAATCTTAGTCTATGTCCCCAGCTCAATCTTTGTCCCCAGCAGTGAGACTTACCTTGAGGACGTCAGTGGGGTTggccagagaggaggacaggactCCGGACACGACACCACAGAAGACGTTGATGACCATCGTCTCGTCTGTTGAAATTATATCCATTAAAACACAATCACAGTGATTAGCCTATAATTTACTATGTACAGATGTTACGATATGTTATTTCCATAGATCATGAAAGTATCATGCATGCTCTCCACTTTAAGAAattgtgtgttattttcaaaACACTAGTTGATCTCGTTTGGGACAAAACATTCGTGTGATGATAAACtatgttttactttattatgtgtttattatATGTCTTCTTATTAATAATGTTATAAATATCAGCACCGGAAGTGCTCACTGTAAATTacttatacatacatacatattattaCAATTAATATTAAATAGAAGGTTGATTTTGAGTATTCACTAtttttaaaacagctgcttttaGTTTACAGATTAAAGTAGACGCATGCGTGGCAGCGTCTTCATCCAGGATTAACCAAAACAGCAACTACTGGCTGACttcatttgagtttttgttccctttttaaaaattgtaCAGACGTGACATTTTCATACACTAAAGAGCTGTTTTAGTGCCATCATTTTTAGGGTGCTTTTTTAACATCTTGCCAGGGACAACAGCTGAAAATTAGCCTTACAGGCTACCTGCAGCTCATTTACTTTCACAGCTCATTTTGTTCTGTTGATAAATTGGCACAGTctctgtcaaataaacaaataaaattcaataaataattaatgagaAAATGAGCACCAAAGTACAAGGATGAGACATCAACACATCCTGCACAGGTAGAAATCAGCCCTTTAAAACCATCTTATATGTGGTCTGATCATCTGATGTTAAACATCTGCTTTTTTGGTTCACACAAATATAAAGAACACAGTACGCTCTGACCCAAACAAGACACAAATTAGAGTGACACTTATTATAGCACTTCTATGattgttttttacatttgattctAGAAAAGCTACGAATTCAGGATGTTGTTTAGGTTGCTACGAGAAAGTCaggaaggacaaaaacaaaaaaaagtatctgACAGACAAGCAGTTCTTTTCAGGGATTATTGTCTAGTACTCTAGATTTTAAGAAATAATTGTTTATCTAATTTAAGTTATCTGCACAGTGTTTATATTTGCTCGAGCCTACTTGGAACACCACATGGGTGGAGTTAACTGTAATGTGTCTTTCTCACGCTGGTCTCTCTCTCGTGATGTGTCAAACTCCACCCGCCTGGCACTCCAAGCAGATCAAAACCAACACTGAGAActatttgacatttctgttggaGAGACAGCACACACTGTGCATTGGCTTGAAATCAACAGGAAACATCGTTAGCAATTAGCCTCGgcagtgtttgtcagtgttaGGATCTTATTAGTAGTAATCACCCAGTATGGTGTCTACTTTGGAGtaagaagcaggaggaggaggaggagacaaaataataatgcaTTGAGTTTGGAACAATAGTTACAGTGATCCTTGATCAATATGACCAACAGTTAGTGTGGCAGTCCTCGCGCCGCTCATTTTTGGGACAGGGGAACGGGGCGTTCGATCCCACCACAACCACAGGGCAAACCCAAGCCTGCATCAAAACAAGCATTCAAAACACAGTGGCACCATCGTGGCAGAGGgcatgcagagaggagaggcaaaacaaacagaaacaaaaaagaacaagagcGCTTTGTATTTTggcaaaacatgcacacattaaaaagGTGAAATTAAGCCTCAGAATCAAAAactcttcatcatcttcctgATTCGTTTCCCCTGTTGTACTTTCCACATTAGATTCATTAGATTCAGattcattattactattattattcaAGTCCACTGAATGCACAAGTCATTTACCCTGGTTCATTGGTGCCGACACACAAcaatcagaaatgtaaaaacatcaatttaTGGTTTTCGGGGGAAAGTTACGTGCTGGATCTACTTCTTGGCGAACATCATCTTGATACAATGAGTTTCCATCAGCGCTATCATGTCTTTAAAACAACCGAAACCAAAAACTGTTCTCACTGCTGTATCTGGCAACTAGCACTGTAGCTGGAGATGCTGCACAGAAGCAATAGGCGGATGGATAAACTGTTCTTTGTTAAAAAGAAATAGTTCCAACATGTAACTCCTCCAAAAGTTTCAGATTCAGTCAGTTTTACATATCTGAATACGTggagattaaacaaacaagacacatcAACCTTAGAGGGGTTGGTAGGggtattttttcactttggacagagccaggctaacagtttccccctgcttccagtctatgctaagctaggctaaccacgttGTAACTCAGCCCAGAGtcaatgcacagacatgagattcatatcaatcttctcatctcaacaaataagcatattttccaagaTGTTgacctattcctttaagaaGTGTCCTCACAAATGACAGAAGTACAAGATGTTACTTCACTCTTTCAATAACTCCGTTCTGTTCTCCTACCTAGATCTACTCTATTATTCATATTATCTATCTTATATACACTAATTGGCCATTAAATATTTAGAGGAGCagaagggaaagaagaaaaaaaagcaaagtgaaagaaagagaacaaggaaacagacagaagggGGGGATTGGAATAGAGATAGTGAAAGGTAATGCCAGATAAAGAAGGACGCAGTCAATGGGAAAAGAcgaatgacaaataaaaacacagatggacagggaacagaggaagagatggagccAGTGGTCACAAACTTCCTGCGAGTCTCAGAAACATGCTGGCGCCAGCAAGTCGCTGATAAATGTAGCGCAAAGCCATTTGTCTGATAACTGAAGtggctctctgtgtttttctgcagggAGGCTGAAGTGAGCGTCGGAGCtcccaacaacaaaaaacgatccacttttatttattcatttttttagtGCTACTGCTGAGCCTGCCTATTTCTGTGCACTTTACCCGTTACTATATTTCTTCCCCCAAATATGGTGTATGTGAGGTTTCCCTCCTTGGCTGTAAATACAAGGGCTGCGATGGGACAAGTGCATGATTTACTACACAGCAGCTAACGAACCTTCAAACATTTCCATTCACATAGTTATTATTCATGGAATCAAAACATCACATGGTAATGATCTACAATTAACCGCTCTAATGTAGAACTGcagctatttttatttattgtatcgTTTAATCtgtagattattttcttgattaatgattttgtcattgtgttgtgTCCACGGTGGCATCttcaaatgtcctgttttgtccgagcaacagtccaaaacccaaatctAATCAACTGAAATGAtatttgacaaagaaaagcaggaaatcctcacatttgagaaagtTACTTCTGCACACACGTTATGCTACAAGCCCTTAAGTCTTGACTGATTTGTCATTTGGATTTGTTTCCATGTCAATGAAATGTAGTAATGTTGTACTTCACATTGTTCATAAAAATAAGAGCTGTATGTCAGAATCGAGGGGAAAGCACATTGGAGCACttacagctgcagtgtgactgtAGCCTGACTCACCCTcgttctccccctctcctctcttccctctccatcccttCTTCATCCTGGAAACTCTTTGCCTCATATTTAACTTGCAAATCAGTGCCGGCAGGTTAACACAATCACTCTGCTTGCAGGCGGGTCAACACAGCTCGTCACGACACATCCAACCTTTTTGTTTCTGGGTGTCGGGTGTACAGCCACACACAGTTGTAAGGACTAGTGTCACTGCACCAACATCACCAGGGCAAATTTACTGTGCACTTTATGGGTCTGTGCACTGATTGCACATTATTTAACACACAAATTCTGATGGTTCACAAAGTAAAGTGCAATTAGCTAATGTGGCtgtactttattgattcccagGGATAAATTCTCTGTAAATTTCTGAATTGACCTCATTTGAGGTAAAGTCTGACCACCTCGTACTTGAAGCCATTTGCAACAAACGATGAGAACATCATTAACTCGTGTGCATCGTGTCCCGGCATAAACAAAGCAGAATGCAACATCAGCAGGGTCAGAAATAAACGTTTTGGCTCATCTAACAAAAGACTACCTAAAGATTTGTTGGAGGTCTAAAGGATTGAATAACcatttttaaccattttagAAACATTAAAGTTTAAATGTTCCTTTCATTCCTTTTTCCTTCCTAAACTGTAAAACTAGTGAATGTATCACTCTGAAATTCAGTTGGGCTAAATTTAGCTTGGCTATAACAATTTTCAATTTGACCTACTTAAGTCTTaagatggaaacacacataaagataaatttgtatgtaaaatgtatttatttttttcctccagaaatcaatttttcttaaatatatataaaaatccaGACTGTCCTGCCCATGctatgatgtgtttttaaaatacacttttcaTTTGCACTCAAATTACAGGTTATGCAGAATAAAAAGTAGTAAATACCAGCGAGGACTGTATCTGCCCCCCTCAGAGTCAAAGGTGCAACAGAAGATGCTTCACTGCAGTTGGGACTTCACTCTTTCAACACTGTACTATTGGCTACTTATTAACGGACTGAAACCTTTTCTACCATAGCATCAGTTAACTGGCTAAAATTCAGGAAAATGACTTGGGCGCTACTGCTGCCAAATtctttgctgttgctgctaAGGTTATCTGCTCTCAGCAGTCAGCAGTTCAAGGTTGTTTTTTCTACTTTAACTGACATTAATGCTTATAGACCAAACTCAGTTTGCAGGAGATTGCATCAGCCTGAAACCATTCAGAGCTGCAAAGTAAATATTAATCTAAATATGAACGGTGCTGCTCGCTGTCAGTGCCATTCAAACCACCTCCGTTGTTCATTGTTTGGCCAGCTGTTTTTCTAGATTGATATCTTGTAGTTGACCATGTAGTTCAACATTTCAGGTGACTTCTGTGACAGTAACTAACTGAAACCTGTGAATTAAAAGGCTAGTTTCCTTCCCTGTAAGTTTAGAGCCTTATGATGGAAGAGTTGATAAGAGAGGTCAGCAGAAAGGTCGACGACAGGATGTTAGAGGCAGAAACAGTTCACACTCACCTTCTGGATGACTGACAAACAGCCTCTTCAGAGAGTTGTAGGTTCCTATCTTGATTGTTCCATAAGAAGCTTGTCTCAACAGAGCAGGAGAAATCCTAAGAGGAGAGGTCAAATATGTTTATTAACCTTTACCCTGGATGTAAACTGAAGGCAGGTGCAGGAGAAGAGGGAGTGCTAATCATTTACTTCCCTCACTTAATTGTGTTTATGTGGCCTGCAAATCAACAACATGTCTTATTGACGAATGTGAAACCCAGGCTTATTTTCTATTACTCAGAGGCAGAGATGAATCTGAACACCTGTAGGAACAAAACACTTGACTCACACCTGCTGCTTTAAAAGTCAAAGAGAAGCTCCTTCTTTCAAAATGGAGCACATTTCCTGTCCCGCTGGGCTTCTTTCAAATCTGTAGTTGGATTCAGCGATATCACAGTTCAACCACCCACAAAGTGTAACAGCTCTGTGAGCAAAGCTTATTACTGCATATTGCATTGAGCCCATGCTGTTTCCTTCAACATGGAGCATATCGCAAGTGTGTAGCAAGAAGATAGATTAACTTAACAGCACTTTGAGTTTAACGGAAGCTCTCTCGGCCCGGGACTGTGTTCACACTTCCTGGAACTTGGTGCTGAAATTCTGAGGAAATTCTTATCTAGTTTAAAGTGTATTAGGAGTGAGGTAGGAAGGCTTCTCTGTAGCTCAGTGTTATTAAGCAGATGTGTATTAAGCAAAGGCAGTTATCTGGTAAAATGGTGCAGAGCAGATTGTGCAGGGATGATCCATGTTGTGCTGACTGAATGAATTACACGATTAAAGCTATATCACAGCCTCCGTTTGTTTCATCGCCATCAAACATGCACACCAGCAACAGCATTAATGGATATAAGACGACCTCTGTGTTGTCACTGATGACATCCATGTTAGTGAGAGTCTTATTTATGTAGATCCACCAAAAAAGCAATAGTTCAGTAAATACGACAGTAATTACTCTCTTCTAGTGTTAGAAAAGTCCAAATGATTCCCACATCCACACAAATATCAGCAAATTACACTTTGATAGTTTTGTGATTATGGAGTGGTTTTCTGTGAGCATTAATTAAAAGGAAGCACGCTGGGATTCAACTTGATTAACCGACAGCATTTAAATAGAGCATCATACATGGCAACAGGGTCAACACCACCTCTCCAGTGAGGTAAAAGTAAGTGTATTAAACTAAATCACTAAATCAGCTGCACAGGCTAAATAGTGTGTATACTAAGAATGTGACGTTGCAGAGCCTAAAAAAAGCACGTTCCATACCCCGAATAGAGCGCCCGGATGCCCTCCTCTTTGCCGATCCTGAAGAGGGCGTGGAACATGCCTCTGTAGCGCACCTCCGTGTACTGGGACTGACCCTGGACCTGTAGCCGGGTCTTAGTCAGGTCAATGGGAAATGTCCCTTAGGGTTAAACacataataacaataagaagcagaagaaagtttaactgaaaaacaaaatgattgtgACTCAGGTCATCGATTAGGAAAGAGAGTCAcaatgtgtaaaacatttttttttttctttttttaaatcgtACAGCAGATGacctaaattaaaaaaaaaaaaaaaatatatatatatatatatatatattttttttttaaactgatgcTTAGGTTTGTGACTCAAGTGTAAccatacaataatataataacagaGGTACAAACTGGGGCTACCTGCTAGGTTAATTACTGTTATGAAACTAGACTACTGCGTGCTATAAAGTaagcagtgtgagtgtgtaccaAGAAATAGACTTAATTCTAACTTTGTGAATCATGCACATCTGCAGTTGCAGGACAATGCATATAATGTGCACCAAAGAGCTTTTATATTCATTCAGCTGGATGCATCGTTCCCCTTTTGAAGCCAGCGCCACCAGCAGATGCTGGAACAGAATTTTCCTTTGACTGCAGATTCATGGAATTTAAAAGACTATTTGAATAGAACATGTACTGCTATGGTATTACAGCTATAAACCAGACAGCATGCATGGCGGTTAAGGGTCTGCGTGCTGTGGTGCATCACGTAGCCTACCGAATTCTGCGACAATCGAGGCCATCCCTCCGTAGATGAACGGCTTCCAGTTCAAGTGGACCATCTCCGCGGCGGCGGCTGCTGCTTCCACCTGCTGCAGCCCcgctaaaaacaacaacaggccGCCCAGACAGAGGTCAACACAGTGCTGCAGCCTCAGACAATACAACATGTCGGTAAACATTGAGATCTAATGATGCTACAGTTCAAGGAGGCTCCTCAGCATCAGCATCCCAGCGTACTGCGCCGGAAAGAGACGCCCGCTGTGTCGAGCATAGAGGAGAGAGCCATCATATTTGTTGTGAGGTTGCTATTGGCTGCGAGTTCAGTCAATCAAAACTTTAAGCGATTCAATTGGCTGATGCGCCGGGGAGGGCAAACTACGACTGACTGTGGTGACAGCAACAGTGTCACGAGAATTAAATGAAGTTATTTATTATCAACGGAGACGCTAATTAACTAGCGAAATATAAATCTTCATTCTAGTTAAGATGTACaatttaaatgactgaaactgGCTTTTTATTTGTCGTCTTTGTAACAGAGATGGCCGTCCCAACTGTTTTCGGACCGTTAGCCCGTAGCAGATGGCTCCCGCTAGGCTAACGGCTAGTCAGCTAACACTTGTGGAAATTACTAGCCAGCTTGTTAGCGATGTTTAACAGTTAAGAAGTAGTTACCGTTACATTCAGCCGACATGTCACGTACCTGTGTTGTCAATAAAAATCCGCGACCTGCTATTTCACTTGGTTTTCCATGACTTCACACATTTACGTGGCTTGACTTTGATAAAGTGCAAGCAGAAAACTTCTCGCCTGCTGTTAGCTTCCCATTTCAGCTAATGTCAAATAGCAGCTACACCAGAAATtagctgcttcttcttcttctttaaggTTTAACGGCAGCTGGCGTCCTTAGTGTCGCTCTACTGCCATCTTATGGAGATAGTTAACTCCTACAGTGTCCGGTTTGTCAGATTTTTGCCATCAATCCTGACCAAACATCTTCTGCCTTGTCCACTTCCATCACACTCCAGTGTGTCCTTTAATCCTACTCCTGTTAGAACTatgtttggtttgatttgttcAACCCATACTAAAGCCATCAAAATGGtgatcgatagatagatagatagatagacagatagatagatagatggtgtaaacatgt
The Enoplosus armatus isolate fEnoArm2 chromosome 13, fEnoArm2.hap1, whole genome shotgun sequence genome window above contains:
- the slc25a14 gene encoding brain mitochondrial carrier protein 1 encodes the protein MVHLNWKPFIYGGMASIVAEFGTFPIDLTKTRLQVQGQSQYTEVRYRGMFHALFRIGKEEGIRALYSGISPALLRQASYGTIKIGTYNSLKRLFVSHPEDETMVINVFCGVVSGVLSSSLANPTDVLKIRMQAQGSLLQGSMMSNFINIYQTEGTRGLWRGVIPTAQRAAIVVGVELPVYDITKKHLLRSGIMGDTILTHFISSFTCGLAGALASNPVDVVRTRMMNQRVLSGSPMYKGTLDGVMQTWKNEGFFALYKGFWPNWLRLGPWNIIFFITFEQLKKLPF